From the genome of Streptomyces sp. NBC_01317, one region includes:
- a CDS encoding ABC transporter ATP-binding protein has translation MTIIDKTSAASAAQDDAASGGPLLEVRDLHVEFATRGGVVRAVNGVNYSVAAGETLAVLGESGSGKSVTAQAIMGILDMPPGRIPKGEILFRGQDMLTMSHEERRQLRGRKIAMIFQDALSSLNPVLTVGYQLGEMYRVHLGLSKKEAKARAVALMDRVHIPAAKDRVNDYPHQFSGGMRQRIMIAMALALEPDLIIADEPTTALDVTVQAQVMDLLAELQREFNMGLILITHDLGVVADVADKIAVMYAGRIVETAPVHEIYKRPAHPYTRGLLDSIPRLDQKGQELYAIKGLPPNLLHVPSGCAFNPRCPRAQDICRTDLPPLHAVTEQDGTELPGRGSACHFWKETIHG, from the coding sequence ATGACCATCATCGACAAGACCTCGGCGGCCTCCGCCGCACAGGACGACGCCGCCTCCGGCGGCCCGCTGCTCGAAGTCCGTGACCTCCACGTCGAGTTCGCCACCCGTGGCGGAGTCGTCAGGGCCGTCAACGGCGTCAACTACAGCGTCGCCGCGGGCGAGACGCTCGCCGTCCTCGGCGAGTCGGGCTCCGGCAAGTCCGTGACCGCCCAGGCGATCATGGGCATCCTCGACATGCCCCCGGGCCGCATACCCAAGGGCGAGATCCTCTTCCGCGGCCAGGACATGCTCACCATGTCCCACGAGGAGCGGCGGCAGCTGCGCGGCCGGAAGATCGCGATGATCTTCCAGGACGCGCTGTCCTCCCTCAACCCGGTGCTGACCGTGGGCTATCAGCTCGGGGAGATGTACCGGGTGCACCTGGGCCTCTCCAAGAAGGAGGCCAAGGCCAGGGCAGTCGCGCTGATGGACCGGGTGCACATCCCCGCCGCGAAGGACCGGGTGAACGACTACCCGCACCAGTTCTCCGGCGGGATGCGCCAGCGCATCATGATCGCGATGGCGCTCGCCCTGGAGCCCGACCTGATCATCGCGGACGAGCCGACCACCGCGCTCGACGTCACCGTCCAGGCCCAGGTCATGGACCTGCTCGCGGAGCTCCAGCGCGAGTTCAACATGGGCCTGATCCTGATCACCCACGACCTCGGCGTGGTCGCCGACGTCGCGGACAAGATCGCGGTGATGTACGCGGGACGGATCGTGGAGACCGCACCGGTCCACGAGATCTACAAGCGGCCCGCCCACCCGTACACCCGGGGACTGCTGGACTCGATCCCGCGGCTGGACCAGAAGGGCCAGGAGCTCTACGCGATCAAGGGCCTGCCGCCCAACCTGCTGCACGTCCCGTCCGGTTGTGCCTTCAACCCCCGCTGCCCGCGTGCGCAGGACATCTGCCGCACCGACCTGCCGCCGCTGCACGCGGTGACCGAGCAGGACGGAACCGAACTGCCCGGGCGGGGTAGCGCGTGCCACTTCTGGAAGGAGACGATCCATGGCTGA
- a CDS encoding ABC transporter permease codes for MPDLTKTAVDSTAPETPAAVAAAGVAGPAIEKPRSLWGDAWQDLRRNPYFVVSSVLILLLLVVTAFPGLFTSANPGVGDLKNHFLQKPQLGHAFSPEWLGYDGQGRSVYARLIYGARASVIVGISVTLLVTVLGGIVGMIAGYFGGIVDSVLSRLTDIFFGVPFLLGAMVVMNSFTERKVWVVVLALAFLGWTQIARVMRGSVITIKQADYVQAAKALGAGTTRILFKHILPNAIAPVIVVATISLGGYISAEATLSYLGLGLSSPTVSWGIDISDGANQIRVAQHILIYPSIMLSITVLAFIMLGDAVRNALDPKLR; via the coding sequence ATGCCTGATCTGACCAAGACCGCGGTCGACAGCACCGCACCCGAGACCCCGGCCGCCGTCGCGGCGGCCGGGGTGGCGGGACCGGCGATCGAGAAGCCGCGCTCCCTGTGGGGCGACGCCTGGCAGGACCTGCGCCGCAACCCGTACTTCGTGGTCTCGTCCGTCCTGATCCTCCTGCTGCTGGTTGTCACGGCCTTCCCCGGCCTGTTCACCAGCGCGAACCCCGGCGTGGGCGACCTCAAGAACCACTTCCTCCAGAAGCCGCAGCTGGGACACGCCTTCTCCCCGGAGTGGCTCGGATACGACGGGCAGGGCCGCAGCGTCTACGCCCGCCTCATCTACGGGGCCCGCGCCTCCGTGATCGTCGGCATCTCGGTGACCCTGCTGGTCACCGTGCTGGGCGGCATCGTCGGCATGATCGCCGGGTACTTCGGCGGCATCGTCGACTCCGTCCTGTCCCGGCTCACCGACATCTTCTTCGGCGTCCCGTTCCTGCTCGGCGCGATGGTCGTGATGAACTCCTTCACGGAGCGCAAGGTGTGGGTCGTCGTCCTGGCCCTGGCCTTCCTCGGCTGGACCCAGATCGCGCGCGTGATGCGCGGTTCCGTCATCACCATCAAGCAGGCCGACTACGTGCAGGCCGCCAAGGCGCTGGGCGCGGGCACCACCCGCATCCTGTTCAAGCACATCCTGCCGAACGCCATCGCCCCGGTGATCGTGGTCGCCACCATCTCGCTCGGCGGCTACATCTCGGCCGAGGCCACGCTGTCCTACCTGGGACTCGGGCTCTCCTCGCCGACCGTCTCGTGGGGCATCGACATCTCGGACGGCGCCAACCAGATCCGGGTGGCTCAGCACATCCTCATCTACCCGTCGATCATGCTCAGCATCACCGTGCTGGCGTTCATCATGCTCGGCGATGCGGTGCGCAACGCCCTCGATCCGAAGCTGCGCTGA
- a CDS encoding ABC transporter permease, producing the protein MGRYVARRLLQMIPVFIGTTLLIFLMVYALPGDPVRALFGDKGADPATVARIRHDLGLDQPILVQYWHYLTGLLQGDFGTQIASQRPVTDVLGEAFPVTIRLAVLAFVIELVFGIGLGIIAGMRAGRLADSAVLVFTLLMISVPVFVLGFIFKTVFAFQLGWTDPNVSGEANWGELVMPAVVLAGLSLAYVARLTRTSIAENLRADYMRTAVAKGLPRRRVIGVHLMRNSMIPVVTFLGTDIGALMGGAIITEGLFNIHGVGGTIFESIKRREGTTLVGLVTVLVLVYLATSLIVDLLYAVLDPRIRYA; encoded by the coding sequence ATGGGGCGCTATGTCGCACGACGACTGCTCCAGATGATCCCGGTCTTCATCGGGACGACCCTGCTGATATTTCTGATGGTGTATGCCCTGCCCGGTGACCCCGTGCGCGCCCTCTTCGGAGACAAGGGAGCCGATCCGGCGACCGTGGCGCGCATCAGGCACGACCTGGGCCTGGACCAGCCGATCCTGGTGCAGTACTGGCATTACCTCACCGGCCTGCTGCAAGGTGACTTCGGCACCCAGATAGCCAGCCAGAGACCGGTGACCGACGTCCTCGGCGAGGCCTTCCCGGTCACCATCCGCCTCGCGGTGCTCGCGTTTGTCATCGAGCTGGTCTTCGGTATCGGACTGGGCATCATCGCGGGCATGCGCGCAGGGCGCCTGGCCGACTCGGCCGTGCTGGTCTTCACGCTGCTGATGATCTCGGTGCCGGTGTTCGTGCTCGGCTTCATCTTCAAGACGGTCTTCGCGTTCCAGCTCGGCTGGACCGACCCCAACGTCTCCGGAGAGGCCAACTGGGGTGAACTGGTCATGCCGGCCGTCGTGTTGGCGGGGCTCTCCCTCGCGTACGTGGCCCGGCTGACCCGTACGTCGATCGCCGAGAACCTCCGCGCCGACTACATGCGGACCGCGGTGGCCAAGGGCCTGCCCCGGCGCCGGGTGATCGGCGTGCACCTGATGCGCAACTCGATGATCCCCGTCGTCACCTTCCTGGGCACGGACATCGGCGCCCTGATGGGCGGCGCGATCATCACCGAGGGCCTGTTCAACATCCACGGTGTGGGCGGCACGATCTTCGAGTCCATCAAGCGCCGCGAGGGCACCACCCTGGTGGGCCTGGTGACGGTGCTCGTCCTCGTCTATCTCGCGACCAGCCTGATCGTCGACCTGCTCTACGCGGTCCTGGACCCGAGGATCCGTTATGCCTGA
- a CDS encoding peptide ABC transporter substrate-binding protein has protein sequence MRGAKSAKWVAGAIIVALAATACGGSDSGSDDNGDKASTGSFDPNGKFSVEVGEPQNPLQPANTMESNGSIVVGALFQQLVDYDAAGKIVMVNAESVDTTDNKTYTVKLKKDWKFHDGTPVTAESYVKAWNWAANIKNNQTNSFWFSDIAGFADVHPEKGDPKKTEMSGLKVVDPTTFTIELSTPIPYFIYKLGYEVFSPLPESFYADPAAAGEKPVGNGPYKFVSWDHKKSIEVTAFADYTGPDKAKNGGVTFKNYTNLETAYEDLKSGNVDVLRQIAPKDLPVYRDDLGDRAVDKAYSAVQSIVPAFYTKQWKDIDPRVLQGLSRAIDRDTITKTVLQGTREPATGFVAKGVLGYQDNVGGDVFKYDPAAAKALIKAGGGVPGNKISIQFNADGGHKEWVEAVCGSITQATGVACTGDSKADFQADLDARDAQEVKSMYRGGWVLDYPVNANFIRDLYGTKSDGNTSGFSSAKIDGLIKGADAAPSLDESVKLYQDAEKEMVNEMPAIPLWYYKVNAGYSDKVSGVDYAQDGDPILTSVQVKK, from the coding sequence ATGCGTGGTGCCAAGAGCGCCAAGTGGGTCGCGGGAGCGATAATCGTCGCCCTGGCCGCAACTGCCTGTGGCGGCAGTGACAGTGGCAGCGACGACAACGGTGACAAGGCGAGCACAGGCTCGTTCGATCCGAACGGCAAGTTCTCCGTCGAGGTGGGTGAGCCGCAGAACCCGCTGCAGCCCGCCAACACCATGGAGTCCAACGGCAGCATCGTGGTCGGGGCGCTCTTCCAGCAGCTCGTCGACTACGACGCCGCGGGCAAGATCGTCATGGTGAACGCCGAGTCGGTGGACACCACGGACAACAAGACCTACACGGTCAAGCTGAAGAAGGACTGGAAGTTCCACGACGGGACCCCGGTCACCGCCGAGTCCTATGTCAAGGCATGGAACTGGGCCGCGAACATCAAGAACAACCAGACGAACTCGTTCTGGTTCTCGGACATCGCCGGCTTCGCGGACGTCCACCCCGAGAAGGGTGACCCGAAGAAGACCGAGATGTCCGGCCTGAAGGTGGTCGACCCCACCACCTTCACGATCGAGCTCAGCACGCCGATCCCGTACTTCATCTACAAGCTGGGCTACGAGGTCTTCTCGCCGCTCCCCGAGTCCTTCTACGCCGACCCGGCCGCCGCCGGTGAGAAGCCGGTCGGCAACGGTCCCTACAAGTTCGTCAGCTGGGACCACAAGAAGAGCATCGAGGTCACGGCCTTCGCGGACTACACCGGTCCGGACAAGGCCAAGAACGGTGGTGTGACGTTCAAGAACTACACCAACCTGGAAACGGCCTACGAGGACCTCAAGTCCGGCAACGTCGACGTCCTGCGGCAGATCGCGCCGAAGGACCTCCCCGTCTACCGTGACGACCTCGGCGACCGCGCCGTGGACAAGGCGTACTCCGCCGTCCAGTCGATCGTCCCGGCCTTCTACACCAAGCAGTGGAAGGACATCGACCCCCGCGTCCTCCAGGGCCTGTCGAGGGCGATCGACCGCGACACCATCACCAAGACGGTGCTCCAGGGCACCCGTGAGCCCGCCACCGGCTTTGTCGCCAAGGGCGTGCTCGGGTACCAGGACAACGTCGGCGGCGACGTCTTCAAGTACGACCCGGCCGCGGCCAAGGCGCTCATCAAGGCCGGCGGCGGTGTGCCCGGAAACAAGATCTCCATCCAGTTCAACGCCGACGGCGGACACAAGGAATGGGTCGAGGCCGTCTGCGGCAGCATCACCCAGGCCACGGGCGTCGCCTGCACCGGTGACTCCAAGGCCGACTTCCAGGCCGACCTCGACGCGCGTGACGCGCAGGAGGTCAAGTCCATGTACCGCGGTGGCTGGGTGCTCGACTACCCGGTGAACGCCAACTTCATCCGTGACCTGTACGGCACCAAGTCGGACGGCAACACGAGCGGCTTCTCCTCGGCGAAGATCGACGGCCTGATCAAGGGCGCGGACGCGGCTCCCTCGCTCGACGAGTCCGTCAAGCTCTACCAGGACGCCGAGAAGGAGATGGTCAACGAGATGCCGGCCATCCCGCTCTGGTACTACAAGGTCAACGCCGGCTACTCCGACAAGGTGTCCGGTGTCGACTACGCGCAGGACGGGGACCCGATCCTCACCAGCGTCCAGGTCAAGAAGTAG
- the typA gene encoding translational GTPase TypA: MPTRHDIRNVAIVAHVDHGKTTLVDAMLKQAGAFAAHAAEHLDDRMMDSNDLEREKGITILAKNTAVKYHPKTGGDPITINIIDTPGHADFGGEVERGLSMVDAVVLLVDASEGPLPQTRFVLRKALQAQMPVILCINKTDRPDSRIDEVVDETYDLFLDLDATEEQIEFPIVYACARDGVASLTKPADGTVPADSENLEPFFNTILSHVPAPEYDEVAPLQAHVTNLDADNFLGRIALCRVEQGELKKGQTVAWIKRDGTMSNVRITELLMTEALTRKPVELARPGDICAIAGIPDIMIGETLADPENPIALPLITVDEPAISMTIGTNTSPLVGKGGKGHKVTARQVKDRLDRELIGNVSLRVLDTERPDAWEVQGRGELALAILVETMRREGFELTVGKPEVVTKQVDGKTYEPIERMTIDSPEEHLGPITQLMATRKGRMETMTNHGSGWIRMEWIVPSRGLIGFRTEFLTQTRGTGIAHSIFEGHEPWFGDLRTRNNGSLVADRAGSVTPFAMINLQERGVIFTEAGTEVYEGMIIGENSRSDDMDVNITKEKKLTNMRAASADNTENVVPPRRLSLEQSLEFCRDDECIEVTPETVRIRKVVLDQKQRGRTASRAKNS, encoded by the coding sequence ATGCCCACGCGCCACGACATCCGTAACGTCGCCATCGTCGCCCACGTCGACCATGGCAAGACCACTCTGGTCGACGCCATGCTGAAGCAGGCCGGCGCGTTCGCCGCGCACGCCGCCGAGCACCTCGATGACCGGATGATGGACTCGAACGACCTGGAGCGTGAGAAGGGCATCACGATCCTGGCCAAGAACACCGCCGTGAAGTACCACCCCAAGACCGGCGGGGACCCCATCACGATCAACATCATCGACACCCCGGGCCACGCCGACTTCGGTGGCGAGGTCGAGCGCGGTCTGTCGATGGTGGACGCGGTCGTCCTGCTCGTCGACGCCTCCGAGGGCCCGCTCCCGCAGACGCGTTTTGTCCTGCGCAAGGCCCTCCAGGCGCAGATGCCCGTCATCCTCTGCATCAACAAGACGGACCGCCCCGACTCCCGGATCGACGAGGTCGTCGACGAGACGTACGACCTGTTCCTGGACCTGGACGCGACCGAGGAGCAGATCGAGTTCCCGATCGTCTACGCGTGCGCCCGTGACGGCGTCGCGTCGCTGACCAAGCCGGCGGACGGCACCGTCCCGGCGGACAGCGAGAACCTGGAGCCGTTCTTCAACACGATCCTGTCGCACGTCCCCGCCCCCGAGTACGACGAGGTGGCCCCGCTCCAGGCGCACGTCACCAACCTGGACGCGGACAACTTCCTCGGCCGTATCGCGCTCTGCCGCGTCGAGCAGGGCGAGCTGAAGAAGGGCCAGACCGTCGCATGGATCAAGCGTGACGGCACGATGTCCAACGTCCGGATCACCGAGCTGCTGATGACGGAGGCGCTGACCCGCAAGCCCGTCGAGCTGGCGCGCCCCGGGGACATCTGCGCCATCGCCGGTATCCCGGACATCATGATCGGCGAGACCCTGGCAGACCCGGAGAACCCGATCGCGCTGCCGCTGATCACGGTGGACGAGCCGGCGATCTCCATGACCATCGGTACGAACACCTCGCCGCTCGTCGGCAAGGGCGGCAAGGGCCACAAGGTCACCGCCCGCCAGGTCAAGGACCGCCTGGACCGCGAGCTGATCGGTAACGTCTCGCTGCGCGTCCTGGACACCGAGCGTCCCGACGCCTGGGAGGTGCAGGGCCGCGGTGAGCTGGCGCTGGCCATCCTGGTCGAGACGATGCGCCGGGAGGGCTTCGAGCTGACCGTCGGCAAGCCCGAGGTCGTCACGAAGCAGGTCGACGGCAAGACGTACGAGCCGATCGAGCGCATGACGATCGACTCGCCCGAGGAGCACCTGGGCCCCATCACGCAGCTGATGGCGACCCGCAAGGGCCGCATGGAGACCATGACGAACCACGGGTCGGGGTGGATCCGCATGGAGTGGATCGTCCCGTCGCGCGGTCTCATCGGGTTCCGTACGGAATTCCTGACCCAGACGCGTGGCACGGGCATCGCCCACTCGATCTTCGAGGGCCACGAGCCGTGGTTCGGCGACCTGCGCACCCGTAACAACGGCTCGCTCGTCGCGGACCGCGCGGGTTCGGTCACCCCCTTCGCGATGATCAACCTCCAGGAGCGCGGTGTCATCTTCACCGAGGCCGGCACGGAGGTCTACGAGGGCATGATCATCGGTGAGAACTCGCGCTCCGACGACATGGACGTGAACATCACCAAGGAGAAGAAGCTCACCAACATGCGCGCGGCCTCCGCCGACAATACGGAGAACGTGGTGCCGCCGCGCAGGCTCTCGCTGGAGCAGTCCCTGGAGTTCTGCCGCGACGACGAGTGCATCGAGGTGACCCCGGAGACGGTCCGTATCCGCAAGGTCGTCCTGGACCAGAAGCAGCGCGGGCGCACGGCGTCCCGCGCCAAGAACAGCTGA
- a CDS encoding ABC transporter family substrate-binding protein → MSHVGAPRGRTCSRTLRGVSLLTTGVLALTVLSACTAEKPAGQAQAAPVDIGATGRDAIAQGGTVRWAVDAMPTTLNTFQADSDAATSRIAGAVLPALFTLDRTGRPQRNGDYLESAKIVDREPKQVVLYKLNQQAVWSDGTEIGAPDFVAQWHALRGKDTAYWTARNAGYERIEKIERGKDDLDVRVTFDRPYADWKSLFTPLYPKEVMGSPTAFNDGARSSLKTSAGPFNLKSVDRKAKKATLVRNPRWWGKRAKLDSIVLSAVPRGKRAVALAAGTLDIAEIDRSAAERITAAARAKGGTGGQPLAHGPEAASGPEAASSPAASLRARAMAHGSPEEKAEAARSARERTAAVAETFAHEQRNLRGYVVRKSLEPAYTQLALNGESGPLADERVRRAVARAIDRKQLAEAVLKPLGLPSKPLGSHLAVAGQPGYADSSDALGTQDTHEAQALLADAGWTLGGARETDEGTKAGSEGEGKKSPAPGATGKDAEKKADPEEKAEKSAPADKTEEETEKKTEGTAEGAEESEKPEKADKTDKTGSKTGTPSDEASSSTDGDNKPAQDTKPGGVTGAYAPRGTQAPAPNAGPLGKDGKALTLRFVLPSGEGSESLRAVGRRISVMLDRVGIGTETIKVADNSYFKDHIAAGDYDLALYSWPATAYPATDGRPIFAKPVPASDGSLVVEQNYTRVGTDHIDQLFDQAASELDEGEARDLMKKADARIWAAAGSIPLYQRPQLVATKPGLANAGAFGFSAPRYQDIGFKKGGNSGPTALPTAVPTTLPTAVEKSPEGEE, encoded by the coding sequence ATGTCCCACGTCGGCGCCCCACGCGGGAGGACATGCTCCCGAACCCTCCGCGGCGTTTCGCTCCTCACCACGGGCGTGCTCGCCCTGACCGTCCTGTCCGCGTGCACCGCGGAGAAGCCCGCCGGGCAGGCCCAGGCCGCCCCCGTGGACATCGGGGCCACCGGCCGGGACGCGATCGCGCAGGGCGGCACGGTGCGGTGGGCGGTCGACGCCATGCCCACGACACTCAACACCTTCCAGGCCGACTCCGACGCCGCCACCAGCCGGATCGCCGGAGCCGTCCTCCCCGCGCTCTTCACGCTCGACCGCACCGGCCGCCCGCAGCGCAACGGCGACTACCTGGAGTCGGCGAAGATCGTCGACCGGGAGCCCAAGCAGGTCGTGCTCTACAAGCTCAACCAGCAGGCGGTCTGGAGCGACGGCACCGAGATCGGGGCGCCGGACTTCGTCGCCCAGTGGCACGCGCTGCGCGGCAAGGACACCGCGTACTGGACGGCCCGCAACGCGGGGTACGAGCGGATCGAGAAGATCGAGCGCGGCAAGGACGACCTGGACGTCCGGGTCACCTTCGACCGGCCGTACGCGGACTGGAAGTCCCTCTTCACCCCCCTCTACCCGAAAGAGGTCATGGGCTCCCCGACCGCCTTCAACGACGGGGCCAGGTCCTCGCTGAAGACGAGCGCGGGCCCGTTCAACCTCAAGTCGGTGGACCGCAAGGCCAAGAAGGCCACGCTCGTCCGCAACCCCCGCTGGTGGGGGAAGCGCGCCAAGCTCGACTCGATCGTCCTGAGCGCGGTGCCCCGCGGCAAGCGCGCCGTCGCGCTGGCGGCCGGCACGCTCGACATCGCGGAGATCGACAGGAGCGCGGCGGAACGTATCACCGCCGCCGCCCGGGCCAAGGGCGGCACGGGGGGCCAGCCGCTGGCCCACGGCCCGGAGGCGGCGAGCGGCCCGGAGGCGGCGAGCAGCCCGGCCGCCTCGCTCCGGGCCCGCGCGATGGCGCACGGCTCTCCCGAGGAGAAGGCCGAGGCGGCGCGCTCGGCGCGCGAGCGGACGGCCGCGGTGGCGGAGACTTTCGCCCACGAGCAGCGGAACCTGCGCGGCTATGTCGTACGGAAGTCGCTGGAGCCCGCCTACACGCAGCTCGCGCTGAACGGTGAGTCGGGACCGCTCGCCGACGAGCGGGTACGGCGGGCCGTGGCCCGCGCGATCGACCGGAAGCAGCTGGCCGAGGCCGTGCTCAAGCCGCTCGGACTGCCGTCCAAGCCGCTCGGCAGCCACCTGGCGGTGGCGGGACAGCCGGGCTACGCGGACAGCAGCGACGCCCTCGGCACCCAGGACACCCACGAGGCGCAGGCGCTGCTGGCCGACGCGGGCTGGACGCTGGGCGGGGCCCGCGAGACGGACGAGGGCACCAAGGCGGGCAGTGAGGGCGAGGGCAAGAAGTCCCCGGCCCCGGGGGCCACCGGGAAGGACGCCGAGAAGAAGGCGGACCCGGAAGAGAAGGCCGAGAAGAGCGCCCCGGCCGACAAGACGGAAGAAGAGACAGAAAAGAAGACAGAGGGGACAGCCGAGGGGGCAGAGGAGTCGGAGAAGCCGGAGAAGGCCGACAAGACCGACAAGACTGGCAGCAAGACCGGCACCCCCTCCGACGAGGCCTCCTCCTCCACCGACGGCGACAACAAGCCCGCCCAGGACACCAAGCCGGGCGGCGTCACCGGCGCGTACGCCCCGCGCGGCACCCAGGCGCCCGCCCCCAACGCCGGCCCGCTCGGCAAGGACGGCAAGGCCCTCACCCTCCGCTTCGTCCTGCCGTCCGGAGAGGGCTCGGAGTCCCTGCGGGCCGTCGGCCGCCGCATCTCGGTCATGCTCGACCGCGTCGGCATCGGCACGGAGACGATCAAGGTCGCCGACAACAGCTACTTCAAGGACCACATCGCCGCCGGCGACTACGACCTGGCCCTCTACTCCTGGCCCGCCACCGCCTACCCGGCGACCGACGGCCGGCCGATCTTCGCCAAGCCGGTGCCGGCCAGTGACGGCTCCCTCGTGGTGGAGCAGAACTACACCCGCGTCGGTACGGACCACATCGACCAGCTCTTCGACCAGGCCGCCTCCGAGCTGGACGAGGGAGAGGCCCGCGACCTCATGAAGAAGGCCGACGCCCGGATCTGGGCCGCCGCCGGATCCATTCCTCTGTATCAGCGTCCGCAGCTTGTCGCCACCAAGCCCGGTCTGGCCAACGCGGGAGCCTTCGGCTTCAGCGCCCCGCGCTACCAGGACATCGGGTTCAAGAAGGGCGGGAACTCGGGACCGACGGCCCTTCCGACCGCCGTGCCGACCACCCTGCCGACCGCTGTCGAGAAGTCGCCGGAGGGCGAGGAGTAG
- a CDS encoding isochorismatase family protein has protein sequence MTVTTLDPTTALVVVDLQNGVVGLPTVHPAAEIVARSAELADAFRAKGLPVVLVRVTSGAAGRTEGPARRLPPRADWADLVPELGQADGDIVVTKHTWGAFHGTDLDLQLRRRGVTQVVVTGIVTTKGVESTARAAHEHGYHVTVVTDAVTDTDGDAHRNSVEKIFPALGETGTTEDVLKLLG, from the coding sequence ATGACCGTCACCACGCTCGACCCGACCACCGCCCTGGTTGTCGTCGACCTCCAGAACGGCGTCGTCGGGCTGCCGACCGTCCACCCCGCCGCCGAGATCGTCGCGCGCTCGGCGGAACTCGCCGACGCCTTCCGGGCCAAGGGCCTGCCCGTGGTGCTCGTCCGCGTCACCAGCGGGGCGGCCGGCCGCACCGAGGGCCCGGCGCGCAGGCTCCCGCCGCGGGCCGACTGGGCCGACCTGGTGCCGGAACTGGGGCAGGCGGACGGGGACATCGTCGTCACGAAGCACACCTGGGGCGCCTTCCACGGCACCGACCTCGACCTCCAGCTGCGCCGCCGGGGCGTCACGCAGGTCGTGGTGACGGGCATCGTCACCACCAAGGGCGTCGAGTCCACGGCCCGCGCCGCGCACGAGCACGGCTACCACGTCACGGTCGTCACCGACGCCGTGACGGACACGGACGGGGACGCCCACCGGAACTCCGTCGAGAAGATCTTCCCGGCGCTCGGCGAGACCGGCACCACCGAGGACGTACTGAAGCTGCTCGGCTGA
- a CDS encoding glycosyl hydrolase family 18 protein yields the protein MRTRLRGFGRTLARGWRSRRARWPERVALALAVLLLVPLVTAAVALRVNYTGDLADGTRTRGKDAIWLGHAWVDGRKTDADLDAFARRIRGTGLRDLYVHAGPLEHDGTLPADLYPRADWLIKGVHRRLPGVRVQAWLGDKLATETPDGLRLERPESRAAVVRSAARILDAGFDGVHFDLEPLHSDDRAYLSLLDDLRALTTARHVPLSVAAHQIDPLPALHSVAGALTNHPKWWSQAFFAQVARRVDQIAVMSYDTALPLESLYGGYVAQQTALALEVTPAGTDLLMGLPFYHTEELGHHAHAETAAAALRGVRLGLGRTDRDRARFGVALYVDFAATEGDWTAYRDGWGCVTPSC from the coding sequence GTGCGCACACGCCTGCGCGGATTCGGACGGACACTGGCACGGGGCTGGCGCAGCCGCCGCGCGCGGTGGCCCGAACGGGTCGCCCTCGCGCTCGCGGTCCTGCTCCTCGTCCCCCTCGTCACCGCCGCCGTGGCGCTCAGGGTCAACTACACCGGCGACCTGGCGGACGGCACCAGGACCCGTGGCAAGGACGCCATCTGGCTGGGCCACGCCTGGGTGGACGGCCGGAAGACGGACGCGGACCTCGACGCCTTCGCCCGTCGGATACGCGGCACGGGCCTGCGCGACCTCTACGTCCACGCGGGACCCCTGGAACACGACGGCACCCTGCCCGCGGACCTGTACCCGCGCGCGGACTGGCTGATCAAGGGCGTGCACCGGCGCCTCCCCGGGGTCCGCGTACAGGCCTGGCTGGGCGACAAGCTCGCCACCGAGACCCCGGACGGCCTGCGCCTCGAACGCCCGGAGTCCCGTGCCGCCGTGGTGCGCTCGGCCGCGCGGATCCTGGACGCGGGCTTCGACGGGGTCCACTTCGACCTGGAGCCGCTGCACTCGGACGACCGCGCCTACCTGTCGCTGCTGGACGACCTGCGCGCGCTCACGACGGCACGGCACGTGCCGCTGTCGGTCGCCGCGCACCAGATCGACCCGCTGCCGGCCCTGCACTCCGTGGCGGGAGCCCTCACCAACCATCCCAAGTGGTGGTCCCAGGCCTTCTTCGCGCAGGTCGCCCGGCGGGTCGACCAGATCGCCGTCATGTCGTACGACACGGCGCTGCCGCTGGAGAGCCTGTACGGCGGTTACGTCGCCCAGCAGACGGCCCTGGCCCTGGAGGTCACCCCGGCCGGCACCGACCTGCTGATGGGCCTGCCCTTCTACCACACGGAGGAACTGGGCCACCACGCCCACGCGGAGACGGCCGCCGCCGCCCTCCGCGGGGTCCGGCTGGGACTCGGGCGGACCGACCGCGACCGCGCGCGTTTCGGCGTGGCGCTGTACGTCGACTTCGCGGCGACCGAGGGCGACTGGACGGCCTACCGGGACGGCTGGGGATGCGTCACGCCGTCGTGCTGA